In one window of Silvanigrella paludirubra DNA:
- a CDS encoding substrate-binding periplasmic protein produces MKFKFSVSLFCIFFTQFSFSNNRPLKFCYEDQDSYPWVLKDGTGLNINLIKILALKLNTEIILTPVPWKRCLEDLKKGDVFDGAFAASYKEDRLEFGRYPTLNGLKEGKPNENKRLHRNEYSLYVLKDEKTIRWDGNIIYGVDVIGSLPGYSINDFLKKLNIRVDDGTRMPLGVFEKLISKRYRAIAMQDYRADYVLKQKSELNNQIKKILPPLEKKSYYLMLSAKMFEKEKDYSNLIWDKIEEIRNSKEYKNMFEEFFKSKN; encoded by the coding sequence ATGAAATTTAAATTTTCAGTTTCATTATTTTGTATATTTTTTACACAATTTTCCTTTTCAAATAATCGTCCTTTAAAATTTTGTTACGAAGATCAAGACTCATATCCTTGGGTTTTGAAAGATGGAACTGGCCTTAATATAAATTTAATAAAAATACTTGCTCTTAAATTAAATACAGAAATTATTTTAACCCCTGTTCCTTGGAAACGCTGTTTAGAAGACTTAAAAAAAGGAGATGTATTTGATGGCGCATTTGCTGCTAGTTATAAAGAAGACAGATTAGAATTTGGAAGATACCCAACTCTAAATGGTTTAAAAGAGGGAAAACCAAATGAAAATAAACGACTTCATAGAAATGAATATTCATTGTATGTTTTAAAAGATGAAAAAACCATTCGATGGGATGGAAATATTATTTATGGTGTGGACGTCATAGGATCTTTACCAGGTTACTCCATAAATGATTTTCTAAAAAAATTGAATATTCGGGTCGATGATGGGACCCGAATGCCTTTAGGTGTATTTGAAAAATTGATAAGTAAAAGATACCGCGCTATAGCTATGCAAGATTATAGAGCCGATTATGTTCTTAAACAAAAATCAGAACTTAATAATCAAATTAAAAAAATATTACCTCCTTTAGAAAAAAAGTCCTATTATTTAATGTTATCTGCAAAAATGTTTGAAAAAGAAAAAGATTATTCAAATTTAATTTGGGATAAAATAGAAGAAATCAGAAATTCAAAAGAGTATAAAAATATGTTTGAAGAATTTTTTAAAAGTAAAAATTAA
- a CDS encoding glycosyltransferase: MNSKFKITHLFLNSNPWFSAVSDYSLQIALYVKTNHNILYCAEVGSTAMKDKCNQYDIPFVHSPIHNQTFINFFKSLFLLIKILSNHKQDLKYIWVFEGREHTLCCITKILFPFFWRDKKLIRVRGQAQNIKSNFISKYIYNKITDKIIFAAECVKKRVQFNLKNDKFIVHYYGKSLFPVNDNNSSFLIHPSLPTIDAKKLVFTVIGRFDPVKGHDYLTEAYLKAKFKDLKGNFIKTQMVYIGYNANVNPKDIYSKYLNIFGEGKYIDSKYYLENKNENKELFIIEEKIANIQNLLSITAFGVIPSLDSEVICRVGVEFLQSGVPVLSSNAGALPEVFSDFPEFIFNAGDINSLTNKLENSLSLFLDNEKYSNLKEKSKNIGVEKFSSHNYKNMIDFIDKK, encoded by the coding sequence TTGAACAGCAAATTTAAAATCACCCATTTATTTTTAAATTCAAACCCATGGTTTTCTGCGGTCTCCGATTATAGTTTACAAATTGCGCTTTATGTAAAAACGAATCATAATATTCTTTACTGTGCTGAAGTAGGAAGTACAGCTATGAAGGATAAATGCAACCAATATGATATTCCTTTCGTTCATTCACCAATTCACAATCAAACATTCATAAATTTTTTTAAAAGTCTTTTTTTGTTAATAAAAATTTTATCAAATCATAAACAAGATTTAAAATATATTTGGGTTTTTGAAGGTCGTGAGCATACACTATGTTGTATAACTAAAATTCTTTTTCCCTTTTTTTGGAGAGACAAAAAGTTAATTCGGGTTAGAGGTCAAGCTCAAAATATCAAATCAAATTTTATATCAAAATATATTTATAATAAAATCACAGATAAAATTATTTTTGCTGCTGAATGTGTTAAAAAAAGAGTACAATTTAATTTAAAAAACGATAAATTTATAGTTCATTATTATGGAAAATCGCTTTTTCCTGTAAATGATAACAACTCTTCTTTCTTAATTCATCCGTCATTACCAACAATAGATGCAAAAAAATTAGTTTTTACTGTCATTGGAAGGTTTGATCCCGTTAAAGGACATGACTATTTAACGGAAGCTTATTTAAAAGCAAAATTTAAAGATTTAAAAGGTAATTTCATAAAGACCCAAATGGTATATATTGGATATAATGCTAATGTAAATCCTAAAGATATTTATTCAAAATATTTAAATATTTTTGGAGAAGGTAAATATATAGATTCTAAATATTATCTAGAGAATAAAAATGAAAATAAAGAACTTTTTATAATTGAAGAAAAAATAGCTAATATTCAAAATTTATTAAGCATAACAGCATTCGGAGTAATTCCGAGTCTTGATAGTGAAGTTATTTGCCGCGTAGGCGTAGAATTTTTACAAAGTGGCGTTCCTGTTTTAAGTTCAAATGCGGGCGCGCTACCAGAAGTTTTTTCTGATTTCCCAGAATTTATTTTTAATGCAGGAGATATAAATAGTTTAACGAATAAGCTTGAAAATTCTTTAAGTTTATTTTTAGATAATGAAAAATATAGTAATTTAAAAGAAAAGTCTAAAAATATTGGTGTAGAAAAATTTTCATCCCATAATTATAAAAATATGATTGATTTTATAGATAAAAAATAA
- a CDS encoding GNAT family N-acetyltransferase yields MNSLVTIQSKRITLRSLKIEDYLQIFEYSKNLNVTKFLNWDYHKNTEETIDYLNRIISLYKYFPTSNLAILLNESETESEKIIGTIGLLPKNPKLPNQYELGFVLGENWWGKGYAYEAANTLISFTNKNFKIEKILAYCATQNIFSFRLLEKLGMKREGIIKKHILKNGDFLDSYLYSLQNIK; encoded by the coding sequence ATGAATAGTTTAGTTACAATTCAATCAAAAAGAATTACATTAAGATCTTTAAAAATTGAAGATTATTTACAAATATTTGAATATTCAAAAAATTTAAATGTTACAAAATTTCTAAATTGGGATTATCACAAAAATACAGAAGAAACAATTGATTATTTAAATAGAATTATATCATTATATAAATATTTTCCTACAAGTAATTTAGCAATTTTGTTAAATGAAAGTGAAACTGAATCTGAGAAAATAATTGGAACTATTGGACTCCTTCCTAAAAATCCTAAATTACCAAATCAATATGAACTAGGATTTGTATTAGGAGAAAATTGGTGGGGCAAAGGATACGCTTATGAAGCTGCAAATACGTTAATATCATTTACAAATAAAAATTTTAAAATAGAAAAAATTTTAGCTTATTGTGCCACTCAAAATATATTTAGTTTTAGACTATTGGAAAAGCTTGGGATGAAAAGAGAAGGAATAATAAAAAAACATATTTTGAAAAATGGGGATTTTTTAGACTCTTATCTTTATTCGTTACAAAATATTAAATAA
- a CDS encoding ABC transporter ATP-binding protein: MAKVVLKNLKKSYQNHHILHNINLEINDGEFIVVLGPSGCGKSTMLRMVAGLETVTEGEILIANQNVCNLEPKDRKIAMVFQNYALYPHMTVYKNIAYGLKLHKVPKNEIEKKVNIAADMLQLKDLLNRKPNQLSGGQRQRVAMGRAIVREPNVFLFDEPLSNLDAKLRTQMRFEIKNIHRKVKTTSIYVTHDQIEAMTLADRIVLLNKGKIEQIGTPLELYHKPASVFVGGFIGNPPMNFLPGDIAIKYLKMNNLNSNLILGFRPEKIQISEDNNLKNDSSYIPFIVNMFESIGHENFIYGKIENTDNEIIIKSPSAIIAENKKIFIKIPENEFHFFNKETGIRII; the protein is encoded by the coding sequence ATGGCAAAAGTGGTTTTAAAAAATCTAAAAAAATCATATCAAAATCATCATATATTACATAATATCAATTTAGAAATAAATGATGGTGAATTTATTGTTGTATTAGGTCCAAGCGGATGCGGTAAATCAACTATGCTACGAATGGTTGCAGGACTCGAAACGGTTACAGAAGGTGAAATATTAATTGCAAATCAAAATGTTTGTAATTTAGAACCTAAAGATAGAAAAATTGCAATGGTTTTTCAAAATTATGCTTTATACCCACATATGACCGTTTATAAAAATATTGCTTATGGTTTAAAATTGCATAAAGTACCAAAAAATGAAATAGAAAAAAAAGTAAATATTGCTGCTGATATGTTACAACTAAAAGATTTATTAAATAGAAAACCAAATCAGCTAAGTGGTGGACAGCGTCAACGGGTTGCAATGGGAAGAGCAATTGTCAGGGAACCAAATGTATTTTTATTTGATGAACCATTAAGTAACTTAGATGCAAAGCTAAGAACCCAAATGCGATTTGAAATAAAAAATATTCACAGAAAAGTTAAAACAACAAGTATTTATGTTACTCATGACCAAATTGAAGCAATGACATTAGCTGACAGAATTGTATTACTAAACAAAGGTAAAATAGAACAAATTGGAACACCTCTTGAATTATATCACAAACCAGCCTCCGTTTTTGTAGGTGGATTTATTGGAAATCCGCCTATGAATTTTTTACCTGGTGATATCGCAATTAAATATTTAAAAATGAATAACTTAAATTCCAATTTAATTTTAGGATTTCGCCCAGAAAAAATTCAAATATCTGAAGACAACAATTTAAAAAATGATTCTTCGTACATACCATTTATCGTTAACATGTTTGAAAGTATTGGACATGAAAATTTTATCTATGGAAAAATTGAAAATACAGATAATGAAATAATCATTAAATCACCATCTGCTATTATTGCTGAAAATAAAAAAATATTTATTAAAATTCCAGAAAATGAATTTCATTTTTTCAATAAAGAAACAGGAATTAGAATAATTTAA
- a CDS encoding methyltransferase domain-containing protein, with protein sequence MEQLKIEKMRQFYDLFPYPNRPIFVSPKLDAQLTAHGGFLMMLSKGRTILAEKIWFLSSKYKHSNIKISKEEFLPVYNEMIEIFPNTKRILLVGCGTDEPLLFRKLHPENEIIAMDLSRKAIQKAKKKLAFHTILNVFWNQKTFKKIEFLLGNAEMILKEKAIGKFDYIQCFGVLHHQPDPTGILLAISQKLNENGVLRLMIYSFHGRKLERRIQNRYSGTWDSFLQKKGFKFHIVIKYFQLRVWQFFNFIGFFRSTFERFRYLGPGSASVADALMHPSDPGFSLSYFQEQAQQFGLELVYCEGKLENEGYVNGFENPFLVWNKIIEADKKQELLTNPILIFRKANKVEQQI encoded by the coding sequence ATGGAGCAGTTAAAGATTGAGAAAATGAGGCAGTTTTATGACCTTTTCCCTTATCCTAACCGCCCTATTTTTGTTTCTCCTAAATTAGACGCTCAGTTAACAGCTCATGGTGGTTTTCTGATGATGTTGTCTAAGGGAAGGACAATTCTTGCTGAAAAAATTTGGTTTTTAAGCTCCAAGTATAAACATTCAAATATAAAAATATCAAAAGAAGAATTCCTGCCTGTTTATAATGAAATGATAGAGATTTTTCCAAATACAAAAAGAATATTATTAGTAGGTTGTGGAACCGATGAGCCTCTTCTTTTTAGAAAATTACATCCAGAAAACGAAATAATTGCTATGGATCTTAGCAGAAAAGCAATCCAAAAAGCAAAAAAAAAGCTCGCCTTTCATACTATTTTAAATGTTTTTTGGAATCAAAAAACATTTAAAAAAATCGAGTTTCTTTTAGGAAATGCAGAAATGATTTTAAAGGAAAAAGCAATTGGAAAATTTGATTATATTCAATGCTTTGGAGTGTTACATCATCAACCAGACCCTACAGGCATCCTTCTGGCAATTTCACAAAAATTAAATGAAAATGGTGTTTTAAGACTTATGATCTATAGTTTTCATGGACGAAAATTAGAACGTCGTATTCAAAATCGTTATAGTGGGACATGGGATTCTTTTTTACAGAAAAAAGGATTTAAATTTCATATTGTTATTAAATATTTTCAATTAAGAGTATGGCAATTTTTTAATTTTATAGGTTTTTTTAGATCTACCTTCGAAAGATTTCGTTATTTAGGGCCAGGTTCAGCTTCTGTTGCCGATGCTCTTATGCATCCTTCGGATCCTGGATTTTCTTTATCCTACTTTCAAGAACAAGCTCAACAATTCGGTTTAGAGCTTGTTTACTGTGAAGGAAAATTAGAAAATGAAGGCTATGTGAATGGGTTTGAAAACCCGTTTTTAGTCTGGAATAAAATTATAGAAGCAGATAAGAAACAGGAGTTGTTAACAAACCCTATTCTTATTTTTCGTAAGGCGAACAAAGTTGAACAGCAAATTTAA
- a CDS encoding redoxin domain-containing protein gives MPVNAPEFPPEFKWINSEFSLSLEHFKGHPILLHFWTFCSVNCLEVLAELKKLEDEFSKKGLVVIGVQNAKFFHEQDFNNVKEACHRLNINHPVIVDEDMQISKKFAIRNWPTFVIIDCEGKIFNSVTGENKYDFLKEQISSLIINKNLPQVQLSNWGTIDDKFNFRYPTKAVATEINSNVFYFVSDTFNNRIVQLNYEGKFVTSFGEGILSSPLGCCIWKEELIVCDSGHHRVIAFDLEGKPQRKYRVLAGKGEKGLFEARSEYDAKLAPLNCPADVCVWGNHLAISCSGSNQIVQYIVKDDSVSHIAGSGREDLLDGPASFAALAEPSGVSAVSDTVLAFTDSETSSIRLIIKNWNETGKTMIVSLVGGGLFDFGFSDGLGAEAKMQHPLSCAWSPTSQNLYILDSYNNAMRIYSVGKDYLGTVPLSERLNEPSGITWFNGNLIITDTNSHRILIIHENDISQKEDIDSSNVTLVKQIFEGPFARITDYPKNNLNVNLV, from the coding sequence ATGCCGGTAAATGCTCCAGAGTTTCCTCCAGAGTTTAAGTGGATAAATTCGGAATTTTCTTTAAGCTTAGAACACTTTAAAGGTCATCCTATTTTATTACACTTTTGGACTTTTTGTAGTGTAAACTGTCTAGAAGTATTAGCTGAATTAAAAAAATTAGAAGACGAATTTAGTAAAAAAGGATTAGTCGTAATTGGAGTTCAAAACGCTAAATTCTTTCATGAACAAGATTTTAATAATGTAAAAGAAGCCTGCCATAGATTAAATATAAATCACCCAGTTATTGTTGATGAAGACATGCAAATTTCAAAAAAGTTTGCTATACGAAATTGGCCTACTTTTGTGATAATTGATTGTGAAGGTAAAATATTTAATTCAGTTACTGGTGAAAATAAATATGATTTTTTAAAGGAACAAATTTCATCTTTAATTATAAATAAAAATTTACCACAAGTTCAATTAAGTAACTGGGGAACAATTGATGATAAATTTAATTTTAGATATCCTACAAAAGCAGTGGCAACAGAAATAAATTCAAATGTATTTTATTTTGTTTCGGATACATTTAATAATAGAATTGTTCAATTAAATTATGAAGGAAAATTTGTAACATCATTTGGTGAAGGAATTCTTTCATCACCTTTAGGATGTTGTATTTGGAAAGAAGAGCTCATCGTTTGTGATTCTGGACATCATCGTGTTATTGCCTTTGATTTAGAGGGCAAACCCCAAAGAAAATATAGAGTACTTGCTGGTAAAGGGGAAAAAGGTTTATTTGAAGCCCGCTCTGAATATGATGCAAAACTAGCTCCGTTAAATTGTCCAGCTGATGTTTGTGTGTGGGGAAATCATCTTGCTATTTCATGCTCTGGAAGCAATCAAATTGTTCAATATATAGTTAAAGACGATTCTGTTTCACATATTGCTGGGTCAGGTCGAGAAGATCTATTAGATGGACCCGCCTCGTTTGCTGCTTTGGCTGAGCCATCAGGAGTTTCTGCCGTTTCTGATACTGTCCTAGCTTTTACGGATAGTGAGACAAGTTCTATCAGACTTATTATTAAAAATTGGAATGAAACAGGAAAAACAATGATAGTTAGTCTTGTTGGTGGAGGTCTTTTTGATTTTGGTTTTTCAGATGGACTTGGTGCAGAAGCTAAAATGCAGCACCCATTAAGTTGTGCATGGAGTCCTACCTCACAAAATTTATATATACTTGATTCTTATAATAATGCGATGAGAATTTATTCTGTAGGCAAGGATTATTTAGGGACAGTTCCTTTATCTGAACGTTTAAATGAACCATCTGGTATTACTTGGTTCAACGGAAATTTAATTATAACGGATACAAACTCTCATCGTATCCTTATTATTCATGAAAATGATATATCACAAAAAGAAGATATAGATTCTTCAAATGTTACATTAGTAAAACAAATTTTTGAAGGACCATTTGCAAGAATAACAGACTACCCAAAAAATAATTTAAATGTAAATTTAGTTTAA
- the ugpA gene encoding sn-glycerol-3-phosphate ABC transporter permease UgpA, whose product MEKRSGFNSKLLPYLFLAPQLLISGIFFFWPALLAVWQSFLKEDAFGLKTEFVWFENYKEIFHDSNYLNSIFITLIFSISVTLICLISALILAGLVNKIKAGKYIYQTLIICPYAVAPAIAGVLWYFLFSPSIGYIANILNILGFNWDPSLNGNHALILIILSASWKQISYNFLFYLASLQSIPKSLLEAASIDGATPIRRFIDIIIPLISPTTFFLFIMNLIYTFFDTFGIIFTTTQGGPGYSTTNLVYKVYVDGIVNLNLGGSAAQSVILMIFVSLITILHFRFVEKKVHY is encoded by the coding sequence GTGGAAAAACGATCCGGATTTAATTCAAAATTATTACCTTATTTATTTCTTGCACCTCAACTTTTAATCTCTGGCATATTCTTTTTTTGGCCTGCACTTTTAGCGGTATGGCAATCCTTTTTAAAAGAAGATGCCTTTGGACTAAAAACAGAATTTGTTTGGTTTGAAAATTATAAAGAAATTTTTCACGACTCAAACTATTTAAATTCAATTTTTATTACACTAATATTTAGCATTAGTGTTACTTTAATTTGTTTAATTTCTGCATTAATATTAGCAGGGCTTGTCAATAAAATAAAAGCGGGGAAATACATTTACCAAACGTTAATCATTTGTCCTTATGCTGTTGCGCCTGCAATTGCAGGTGTCTTGTGGTATTTTTTATTTAGTCCTTCTATAGGATATATTGCAAATATACTAAATATTTTAGGATTTAACTGGGATCCTAGCTTGAATGGAAATCATGCTTTAATATTAATTATTTTATCCGCAAGTTGGAAACAAATTAGTTATAATTTTTTATTTTACTTAGCCAGTTTACAATCTATACCTAAATCTCTTTTAGAGGCTGCTTCTATAGATGGAGCAACACCTATACGCAGATTTATAGACATCATAATTCCATTAATTTCTCCTACTACTTTTTTCTTATTTATTATGAATTTAATATATACTTTTTTCGATACATTTGGAATTATTTTCACAACTACTCAAGGTGGCCCTGGTTATTCCACTACCAACCTTGTTTATAAAGTTTACGTCGATGGAATCGTAAATTTAAATTTAGGTGGCTCTGCAGCTCAATCTGTTATTCTTATGATTTTTGTTTCTTTAATTACCATTTTACATTTTCGATTTGTTGAAAAAAAGGTGCACTATTAA
- the ugpE gene encoding sn-glycerol-3-phosphate ABC transporter permease UgpE: MNENLKTSNIIPHIILIIGVIVVAFPIYFGFIASTQNIESILHGKSGIIPGSDFVNNYLEILSPDKKILPGISIWRLLLNSLIVTLLITFGKTAISIISAYAIVYFKFPFQKFAFAVIFLTLMLPIEVRIVPTFQMASNLNLLDSFQGLSVPLIASATATFLFRQFFMSIPNELCEAARIDGAGPIRFFWDTVLPLSKTIIAALFVILFIYGWNQYLWPLLITTKQSMNTIIIALTQMISHDGTTPWHLVMGVAIIAMIPPICVVILMQKWFVKGLIDSEK, from the coding sequence ATGAATGAAAATTTAAAAACATCAAATATAATTCCTCATATCATTTTAATTATTGGAGTTATTGTTGTTGCTTTTCCGATCTACTTTGGATTTATTGCTTCAACACAAAATATAGAAAGTATTTTACACGGAAAATCGGGTATTATTCCTGGAAGTGATTTTGTAAATAATTATTTAGAAATTTTATCTCCAGATAAAAAAATATTACCAGGTATTTCTATTTGGAGATTATTATTAAACAGTTTAATTGTTACATTATTAATAACATTTGGAAAAACAGCAATATCGATCATTTCTGCTTATGCCATTGTTTATTTTAAATTTCCTTTTCAAAAGTTTGCCTTTGCTGTAATTTTTTTAACGTTAATGTTACCAATTGAAGTTCGAATTGTGCCTACTTTTCAAATGGCATCAAACTTAAATTTATTAGATAGTTTTCAAGGTTTATCTGTCCCTTTAATTGCCTCTGCTACAGCTACTTTTTTATTTAGACAGTTTTTTATGTCTATACCGAATGAATTATGTGAAGCAGCAAGAATAGATGGGGCAGGGCCCATACGTTTTTTTTGGGATACGGTACTTCCACTTTCAAAAACAATTATTGCCGCGTTATTTGTAATTTTATTTATATATGGCTGGAATCAATATTTATGGCCTTTATTAATCACAACAAAACAAAGCATGAACACAATAATAATTGCATTAACCCAAATGATTTCTCATGACGGAACAACTCCTTGGCATTTAGTAATGGGTGTCGCAATTATAGCTATGATTCCTCCTATTTGTGTTGTTATTTTAATGCAAAAATGGTTTGTAAAAGGACTGATTGATTCTGAAAAATAA
- a CDS encoding lectin, producing the protein MLKKALLLSSVAVSLFASMSAFSLDRLMPNQYITSGQRLDSARGCFHLDMQSDGNLVIYRSSNGQAIWSSKTQNTGTYFAVMQADGNFVTYNYAGKPTWNSRTNNHEGSWVVLQDDGNLVVYAYNSLRPLWSSGTVTHC; encoded by the coding sequence ATGCTTAAAAAAGCATTGTTATTAAGTTCCGTTGCTGTTTCTTTATTTGCAAGTATGAGCGCTTTTTCTTTAGATAGACTTATGCCTAATCAATATATTACATCAGGTCAAAGACTTGATTCCGCTAGAGGTTGTTTTCATTTAGATATGCAGAGTGATGGTAATCTTGTTATTTATAGAAGTTCAAATGGTCAAGCTATTTGGTCATCAAAAACACAAAATACAGGTACCTATTTTGCTGTTATGCAAGCCGATGGTAATTTTGTAACATATAATTATGCTGGTAAACCAACTTGGAATTCACGCACCAATAATCATGAAGGCTCTTGGGTAGTTCTTCAAGATGATGGAAATTTAGTGGTCTATGCTTATAATTCCTTACGTCCATTATGGTCTTCTGGTACTGTGACACACTGCTAA
- a CDS encoding universal stress protein — translation MSAYKKILICTDFSEASIKSFQKAIPLSSAFNAEVHICHAVSPVASIPVHGYYYPVNIDLEKEAIQDAEQKMNKLVADLNVEKQNIHVFFADPKEGIVAFAKELNIDLVIIAGHHHSFIGMLGSTANYIANKIHSDVLILN, via the coding sequence ATGTCTGCATATAAAAAAATATTAATATGTACTGATTTTTCAGAAGCGAGTATTAAGTCATTTCAAAAAGCAATTCCTCTTTCAAGTGCTTTTAATGCGGAAGTACATATCTGTCATGCCGTAAGTCCAGTTGCATCTATTCCTGTTCATGGATACTACTATCCTGTAAATATTGATCTTGAAAAAGAAGCCATTCAAGATGCTGAACAAAAAATGAATAAACTTGTTGCGGATCTTAATGTAGAAAAGCAAAATATTCATGTTTTTTTTGCTGATCCTAAAGAGGGTATTGTTGCTTTTGCTAAAGAATTAAATATTGATTTGGTTATAATTGCTGGCCATCACCATTCTTTTATTGGAATGCTAGGTTCTACAGCGAATTATATTGCGAATAAAATTCATAGCGATGTTTTAATATTAAATTAA
- a CDS encoding FecCD family ABC transporter permease, producing the protein MKKDFSFKIFIIYILIFLVSSFLSIYFGSTDINIFSSNLIQTNNDLYLKILELRMNGLIQAAIIGAILALCGYILQKLLRNPLADPFILGISSGGSCFASLFFIFNSLPIISSLPLTILFPIQSIFAFIGCMFSFIILILARKNIKNLNDDYIFPVIGIIINSFFSSILMLIFSLAKPEQLSEIHNFLMGSLQPISIYPLLFIVTLSIYPIYYILKKSKFYDYMLFGDDFAKSMGINPVKLRNNSILMICILISLAVSTSGIIAFIGLIIPHIIRKIHRFSSYFEIIICMILGAIVLVNADTLSRSLFSPAQLSVGIFTAILGAPMLSFILLNRHKI; encoded by the coding sequence TTGAAAAAAGATTTTTCTTTTAAAATTTTTATTATCTATATTTTAATTTTTTTAGTTTCTTCATTTTTAAGTATCTATTTTGGTTCTACAGACATAAATATTTTTAGTTCAAATTTAATTCAAACTAACAATGATTTATACCTAAAAATTTTAGAATTGAGAATGAATGGTTTAATACAAGCAGCAATTATAGGCGCTATTTTAGCTTTGTGTGGATATATTTTACAAAAACTGTTAAGAAATCCATTAGCAGATCCTTTTATTTTAGGAATATCATCTGGTGGTTCGTGTTTTGCGTCTTTATTTTTCATTTTTAATTCTTTGCCTATAATTTCGAGTCTTCCTTTAACAATACTTTTTCCAATACAATCTATATTTGCATTTATTGGATGTATGTTTTCATTTATAATTTTAATTTTAGCTAGAAAAAATATAAAAAACTTAAATGATGATTATATTTTTCCTGTAATAGGAATTATTATTAATTCTTTTTTTTCATCTATATTAATGTTGATATTTTCTCTTGCAAAGCCTGAACAGTTATCTGAAATTCATAATTTTTTAATGGGGTCTTTACAGCCAATATCAATTTATCCTTTATTATTTATAGTTACGTTGTCAATATACCCAATATACTATATTCTAAAAAAATCAAAATTTTATGATTATATGTTATTTGGAGATGATTTTGCAAAATCTATGGGAATAAATCCTGTAAAATTAAGAAACAACTCAATTTTAATGATTTGTATTCTTATTTCATTAGCAGTATCAACATCTGGAATTATTGCTTTTATTGGTTTAATTATTCCACATATCATTCGAAAAATTCATAGATTTTCATCATATTTTGAAATAATTATTTGCATGATTTTAGGTGCTATTGTTCTAGTAAATGCAGATACTTTATCTAGGTCTTTATTTTCACCAGCTCAACTATCTGTTGGCATTTTTACAGCAATTTTAGGAGCTCCTATGCTCTCTTTTATTCTTTTAAATAGGCATAAAATATGA
- a CDS encoding ABC transporter ATP-binding protein — MTPIFLKSLDLAYAVKSGKILFRNVSFEFTGGDIICLLGNNGAGKSTLLKVCAGLLEPSYGQVSLLKSQDDLLKSHKNRKSISWLPQQLIRPENFNVIEFISLSDFLNRNTSYLSNELSIDYDNILRDFDLMHLKNTELVDLSGGEWKRVQLARIWASKAKVLFLDEPESDLDARHKHDLIYKCKLYARENQSIIFITSHDLFFAREIANKICALSDGLWVWNSDSDFFWRSNIVQKLYGIRNSLE; from the coding sequence ATGACTCCTATTTTCTTAAAGTCTTTAGATCTTGCTTATGCTGTAAAAAGCGGTAAAATATTATTTCGAAACGTAAGTTTTGAGTTTACCGGTGGAGATATCATTTGTTTGCTTGGTAATAATGGTGCTGGTAAAAGTACTTTGTTGAAGGTTTGCGCAGGTTTATTGGAGCCAAGTTATGGTCAAGTCTCATTATTAAAATCTCAGGATGACTTATTAAAAAGTCATAAAAATAGGAAATCAATCTCTTGGTTACCACAGCAGCTTATTCGACCTGAAAATTTTAACGTTATTGAGTTTATATCTTTGAGCGATTTTTTAAATAGGAATACTAGTTATTTATCAAATGAGCTTTCTATTGACTATGATAACATTTTGAGAGATTTTGACTTAATGCACTTAAAAAATACAGAATTGGTTGATTTAAGTGGTGGTGAGTGGAAAAGAGTACAATTGGCCAGAATATGGGCTAGTAAAGCAAAAGTACTTTTTTTAGATGAGCCTGAAAGTGATTTAGACGCAAGACACAAGCACGATTTAATTTATAAATGTAAATTATACGCTCGTGAAAATCAATCAATCATTTTTATCACTTCACATGACCTATTTTTTGCTAGAGAGATTGCAAATAAAATATGTGCATTAAGTGACGGTTTATGGGTTTGGAATTCGGATTCTGATTTTTTTTGGAGGTCAAATATCGTACAAAAATTATATGGAATTCGAAATTCATTAGAATAA